CGTCGTCCGTCGGGGCATGGGATGTCTAATTCCCTGACTGGCTCAGCGACACAAGGAGAAAGCTCTGTGGAAGGGCCAATCAAATCCTAATTAtgtcttccccccccccccttacCACCTCAGAGTACCTAGTCGCCAGACACTGCGAATCAAGTACAGATCAAGATGTCGTTCCACTACCACTCTTTGCGAGGCGAGAGTGGGCTACGACTGAAGCTAGGTTGATAGGTTGATAGACATAGTCAGAAATACAGCAacgagaaattttgatttgGTATTTCAATATTACTGTTTCTATTCTGTGGAGTGTGCATTATGTGATTTGAGGAAGTAGTGAGGCTCGGAGGTGGAGTCTAAAATAACTGGTATCTCAGGGGTGAGAGAAAAGGGAGCTCGCACAAGATTGCAGACTACCATGCATGGCCTCCTTCAGAGATTTGGACAGATATATGGGCTCCAAGGGTAGGCAGATAAGACCGGCAAGCTAAGTGCAAGCGCTATTCAACAGCCTCTGTAACCCCTAAAATCATCAGTTCGAAACCTAGAGGCACACCGTACCTCTCTCTACATCGGATGTTACGATTTCAATGACAAGTCAAACCCCAAGAGTATAAGAGTCCACCAAACCAATACATTGACACTCATTACCAAACTAAAACACAAGCGCCATTTTTGAAACATTGAACATACAAGCGAGTCAGAAAGCCAGAAATAGAAAAAAGGGCAAGGGAAAGAGAACAATGGAGGatggagggggggggggggaaagaaacAAATCACAACCACCCATGATCCGCAAGCCAAAGCCATGATCAGGTCTATCGTagagggggaaagaaaataTCTGTTCATCATTGCATCAACCACCCTCATCTACCAGACTTTGGGCAATGTCCATACTGGGCCCACATCGCCGCTCCAGAACAAAGTCAAGGTTTTGCATGATAATACAGAGCAGTTCAAATGTATCTGCCATTGGAGAAGATaggaagaaaagggaaagaggAAGGGTGGAGGACAAGGGCGGCATGGGAATAACCAATCCAGACAAAAGAAAACTgagaagaaagggaagaagattTAAACGTTAAACGCCGTGCCGTATTGCATCAAGTCATTGGATTAATCAAGGCCGCCGTCGCCGTCGATCAGACGGAGTCGCTCTTTCGTGGTCTTCGCGCGTTTCGACGTGCCTTTGCCAGGACCACGGCCGCGCCCGCGCTTTGCAGGCGTTGCTGAAGGTACCTCGGCAGGCTCCTCGGCAGGCGTAGCAGCCCCTGAAGGTTTGGCGCTGGCGTCGTCAAAGTTACCCTCGCCTGTGTAATCGATTAGTATGGATGTCAATCACAGTAGTGGAAGAGAATGTTCTCACCTTCATGATACATGTCATCGAGTGTAAGATCCCGCTTGCGTTTCTGGGCGGCCTTCTTCCCGCCCTTAGCACCAAGGGTCTCGCCGCGCTCGAtggcctccttctccttttgCTCGATGAGTtcggcctcgtcgtcgtcggcaAGCCACAGGGCAATGTCCTTGGTGCGGTTCTCGCGAGCACGGGTGTTGAAATCGACACCGCCAGAAGCACCACCAGTGATGACAACACGCTGCACCTCCTCCTTCTGCAAGGCACGCTTGCGGATGCGTTCTTCGATGGTGCCGCGGGTGATGAGACGGTAGACAGTGACCTGGCGAGTTTGGCCCAAACGATGGGCACGATCCATGGCCTGGGAATCGATAGTAGGGTTCCAATCGGAGTCATAGAAGATGACAGTGTCGGCTGCCGTCAGATTGATACCAAGACCACCGGCACGGGTCGACAGcaagaagacgaagatcTCCGGGTTGGACTGGAAATCTGCGACAGTGTCACGGCGATCTTCCAATTTGGTACTGCCGTCCAGTCGGCAGTACTTGAAGTTCCGGTATGTCAAGTACTCTTCCATCAGATCGATCATACGTGTCATCTGGAAGTAGAGGAGCACTCGGTGGCCACCGGGCTTGAGCTCCCGCAGCAGCTGGTCCAATTTCGCCAGTTTGCCTGAATCTGTCACGAAACGACGCATCGATGGTACCTCGATGTGGCTGTAGCGGCCCTTGAGTGAGACCGGTGGCGGCAGCATAGGAGCGTGAGAGTAAGGCGCAGGGTCGAGCTTCTTGGCGAGGATTTGCTCCTCCAGTTGCCTGCTGCAATGTCCTGACAGTGCTTGCCGAACGGAGGGATTGAATAAGGCGTGGTGGGATTCACGTGATGCTTGTTGGCCGGAAGAGGACATGGTGATGGGGGGTGCTGAAGCTTTAGGGCCAGCGCAAGGCTCAATTAGGTGAAGGCCTTGATCTTCGAAGGATGAGCGTGCAACAGTCATGAGTTCCTTCATTCGGCCCTCAACGGCAAGCTCTCGCACAGCCTGGCAATCATTACGATCGACGATGTTCAACATCGAATGGCAGAGCACAGAGTTCTTTGAATCGTCACTCTCGTCGTAGATGACGTTCAAGGCAGAAAGCCTATTTGACTTGCTGCGACGACGCTCTGCGCGCTCGTAGACGCCAAGTCGTGCCATCTCGCTTGCTTCTCCGGCCGAAGTGTCGATAAAACGCAAGAAAGAGAACGCGCCATCGTCACGTGCGCTCTTCTGAATATTTTCTGGAGTCCAGACGTTCATCAGCTGGGAGAGGTACTTGGTTTGGAAGCCCACGCGAGGATTGTCGGAACCAGGAAGATCAAGTCGTCCTGTAGAGCTGCACAACAGGCGTGGCAACTCGTATTCAATCAAGTTCTGGGTCGAATACCGAACATCGACAAAGTTTCCTTCACGAACGAAGGATGCAGTTTCCGCAAAGTACGCAGCGGAGAAGGGAGATTTTGTTTCAGCGCGTTCAAAGAGATCGGGGTGGTTACAGACTTTGCGGAATTGCATGACCAAGTTCATCAGTGTGCTGCTGTCAGTGTCGTCCCCGGTGGTAGCCTTTTCGATAAGATCGATGATGCTAACACGGTTGCGCAGATTGGAGTACAAGGCACGTTGGCGGTATGTCAAGTCGCAGAAGATGTCCttctccaccttgtctccGAGTTCTTGCTGGACGTTCTTCTTAACCCGTCGCAACATGAAAGGTTTCAAGATCATGTGAAGACGCTTGAGCTGATCCTCATTGAGCTTGGTGTTACTCTGAGCGTGCGACTCGATGTCCTTGGAGAACCACTCGCTGAACTCGTCGTGGGAGTCGAACAGAGTTGGCATAATAAAATGAAGCAGGGCCCACAGCTCTTGCATGTTGTTTTGAATCGGCGTACCCGTCAACAGAAGACGATTGCGGCAGCTGAATCCAAGCAGATTCTTCCATCGCGAACTTGAAGAGGACTTGATGGCTTGAGCTTCGTCAAGAATCATATATTGCCACTTCACCTTCTGGAAGTACTGTGCGTCAAGAACGACAAGCTGGTACGAGGTGACTAGAACGTGGAATTCCGAGTCACGGTTATAGGTGATGTGCTTGCGATCCCAAAACTTTCGCAGAATCTTGCGATCCTTCGCATTACCCCAGTAGGGAAGCACCTTGATGTTCGGAACGAACCTCGTGATCTCCTGTTGCCAGTTGTGCAAGGTGGATGCTGGCGCGATGACCAAGAAAGGACCCCAGATGTTGTGCACCTCAGCCAAGTAAGCCATCACAGAAATGGACTGGATGGTTTTACCCAGACCCATCTCATCTGCTAGGATACCGTTGATGCCCTGCTCGTACAAGTTGACAAGCCAGTTGAGACCTTTAAGCTGGTACTCTTTGAGCTGGGCATTCAACATAGTCGGCTGTGAAATCTCAATGTCCCCCAGACTGGTCGGGTTCTGGAAGTTCATCTCTCCGTCGTCGAATGCGGCCATATTGTTACCCTCTCCTTGGGTGTTGAAGGCACGGGCCCGGTCCTGGGCTTCTTTCACCGCGTTCTGCGCGTTAACCATGGCAGCCTGTTGCAGCACGGTTTCATCTTCCGCATCGAAGTCAAGATCCTCGAATGCAGTGGTCTTGGCGTTGGGGTTGGCCACACTGTCTGG
Above is a window of Penicillium digitatum chromosome 2, complete sequence DNA encoding:
- a CDS encoding SNF2 family helicase/ATPase (Ino80), putative — encoded protein: MTGPPPFNAQSPTQQQRYPAYTSPNKNHQYYPSSEQPQPQPQPQPPQQYHQHPPQTPPAFGPSPVARSPHFSHASPMPSTLPPPLNGSAPPHPSHPEPSQYQGHSAGSQLPLPRPYSSSVITGNGASPYGPATPHGHPPSRPEHSQSPTMESESPYRMRGNGAGYGPSMVREPRPASPQEAKPARAADPMSFASILSGPSDDQPARKPSPLPAPISVHTPHAPPIFTHRHLDHSSTPAAIHHRHEHGLDFEKRIDAPRAPQTTNGFGKPDAEHPAPVARAPLRKPLPPGVDLEQVNRAVAEIDHAEKSDVEDPSFDAEQDRYREKGYKRSVESSRAEEVRRKRRRNEFLIDLGRSFERQAILGTERFRVLNEGAVMAEVQQKEIQDEKERKKDMQRKRRRENTVRQEMQKKLEAERKASKAQEPGERAKFLREAERAQKKIRTTKRALEGGDGQDELGEVTPLAPNLEGGTTSQFHIGRSSPSRRRSGRAGPVTRPKKSKEQKQAEKDLAEAAWNAGLDDDLYLTPSARKDARRSKEGTPMSQLHYDSKGYNQIYEQIWRDIARKDIPKVYRIKTTSLSTRQENLRKTAQLASKQSRKWQERTNKSTKDTQARAKRTMREMMSFWKRNEREERDLRRVAEKQELESAKKAEADREANRQKRKLNFLISQTELYSHFIGRKIKTDEAQGDGAVAATGETVQPGEPNAHTINLPDSVANPNAKTTAFEDLDFDAEDETVLQQAAMVNAQNAVKEAQDRARAFNTQGEGNNMAAFDDGEMNFQNPTSLGDIEISQPTMLNAQLKEYQLKGLNWLVNLYEQGINGILADEMGLGKTIQSISVMAYLAEVHNIWGPFLVIAPASTLHNWQQEITRFVPNIKVLPYWGNAKDRKILRKFWDRKHITYNRDSEFHVLVTSYQLVVLDAQYFQKVKWQYMILDEAQAIKSSSSSRWKNLLGFSCRNRLLLTGTPIQNNMQELWALLHFIMPTLFDSHDEFSEWFSKDIESHAQSNTKLNEDQLKRLHMILKPFMLRRVKKNVQQELGDKVEKDIFCDLTYRQRALYSNLRNRVSIIDLIEKATTGDDTDSSTLMNLVMQFRKVCNHPDLFERAETKSPFSAAYFAETASFVREGNFVDVRYSTQNLIEYELPRLLCSSTGRLDLPGSDNPRVGFQTKYLSQLMNVWTPENIQKSARDDGAFSFLRFIDTSAGEASEMARLGVYERAERRRSKSNRLSALNVIYDESDDSKNSVLCHSMLNIVDRNDCQAVRELAVEGRMKELMTVARSSFEDQGLHLIEPCAGPKASAPPITMSSSGQQASRESHHALFNPSVRQALSGHCSRQLEEQILAKKLDPAPYSHAPMLPPPVSLKGRYSHIEVPSMRRFVTDSGKLAKLDQLLRELKPGGHRVLLYFQMTRMIDLMEEYLTYRNFKYCRLDGSTKLEDRRDTVADFQSNPEIFVFLLSTRAGGLGINLTAADTVIFYDSDWNPTIDSQAMDRAHRLGQTRQVTVYRLITRGTIEERIRKRALQKEEVQRVVITGGASGGVDFNTRARENRTKDIALWLADDDEAELIEQKEKEAIERGETLGAKGGKKAAQKRKRDLTLDDMYHEGEGNFDDASAKPSGAATPAEEPAEVPSATPAKRGRGRGPGKGTSKRAKTTKERLRLIDGDGGLD